From Gemmatimonadota bacterium, the proteins below share one genomic window:
- a CDS encoding alcohol dehydrogenase catalytic domain-containing protein, producing the protein MSAMKAALYKGIREIEWQDVEYTPPAPGYITLQTRSSGICGSDLHNYFGEWKPSLERAAGHELCGTVAEVGEGVTDIEVGDLVTAECFSHCGTCHYCVTGRYNHCANRKWFSGESHGGFAEYTTAHKNSVFKLPDMTFEQGALVEPLAVAHRALAQAKASYQDRVAVIGGGTIGQLCLAVAKAIGVRETLITAKYPQQADLARDLGADHIVDITTTDVKDVVNDLTDGMGYDAVIETVGTAQNFDDSIAISRRHAMIVLVAGYFKPLEVDLRSIVWSEVNITGSNCYGFSGMRTDFDVAIDLITSGRVEATKLVTHRYPFADIAEAFHTAADKKSGCVKVHLVK; encoded by the coding sequence ATGTCCGCTATGAAAGCAGCACTTTACAAGGGTATCCGCGAAATTGAATGGCAAGATGTTGAATATACGCCCCCGGCACCGGGTTATATTACTCTGCAAACGAGGAGTTCTGGTATCTGCGGTAGCGATCTGCACAATTATTTTGGCGAGTGGAAACCTTCACTCGAACGCGCCGCGGGACACGAGTTGTGTGGCACGGTTGCCGAAGTTGGCGAGGGCGTGACTGATATTGAGGTGGGAGACCTCGTCACTGCCGAATGTTTCTCGCATTGCGGTACATGTCACTACTGTGTTACAGGTCGCTACAATCACTGCGCCAATCGCAAGTGGTTTTCGGGAGAATCGCACGGTGGTTTTGCCGAATATACAACCGCACACAAAAATAGTGTCTTCAAATTGCCCGACATGACTTTTGAACAGGGTGCGCTTGTAGAACCCCTCGCTGTCGCGCATCGTGCACTCGCACAGGCAAAAGCGTCTTACCAGGATCGGGTTGCCGTGATCGGTGGGGGAACAATTGGTCAACTTTGTCTGGCAGTTGCCAAAGCTATTGGTGTGCGCGAAACGCTGATTACCGCCAAATATCCGCAGCAGGCCGACCTCGCGCGTGACCTGGGCGCGGATCACATCGTCGATATTACAACGACCGATGTGAAGGATGTGGTTAATGATCTCACCGATGGCATGGGGTATGACGCCGTTATCGAAACTGTGGGCACCGCGCAGAACTTCGATGATTCTATCGCTATATCGCGCCGCCATGCCATGATCGTTCTCGTGGCCGGTTACTTCAAGCCCCTCGAGGTTGACTTGCGATCAATTGTCTGGTCCGAAGTCAATATCACGGGGTCCAATTGTTACGGTTTCAGCGGCATGCGGACCGATTTTGATGTCGCTATTGACCTTATTACTTCTGGGCGCGTGGAAGCTACGAAACTCGTCACCCATCGCTACCCCTTTGCCGATATCGCCGAAGCTTTTCACACCGCCGCTGACAAAAAGTCCGGTTGTGTCAAAGTGCATCTCGTAAAATAA
- a CDS encoding Gfo/Idh/MocA family oxidoreductase codes for MGIRLGIVGVGAFAQGFIPLFNAHPDVDQVVLCDLDEEKRQSNAEKHGIVQTSPSLDDLCDTDVDAIALFTQNWLHGPQAVQALRAGKHVYSAVPPGMALDEIRAIAEAVCETGNIYMLGETSYYYPAVIYCRQRFREGAFGDIVYAEAEYYHDWDHGLYAVAKWRGGKNWRETAGKPPMFYPTHSTSQILSITGARMTHVSCQGFTDRHEDRIYKSNKWNNPFSNESALFKLSDGSTARINEFRRVGHPGTVRMTMFGTQGSFEHNASGAVWLTKDRSERESLDAQLTCRVAVRRVEGDMDKVIADDGTHHTVAPVHPVHRLPDAFRGLPNGHNGSHQFLVDDFVRACVSDKTPPNNIYEAARYMIPGLIAHESALKGGELLEIPDLGDPPTGNRLEID; via the coding sequence ATGGGTATTCGTCTCGGTATTGTCGGCGTAGGGGCATTTGCACAGGGCTTTATTCCCCTGTTCAATGCACATCCAGATGTAGATCAGGTCGTTCTGTGCGATCTGGATGAAGAAAAACGCCAGAGTAACGCCGAAAAACACGGGATTGTGCAGACGTCGCCGTCTCTCGATGATCTGTGTGATACCGATGTTGATGCTATCGCGCTTTTTACCCAGAACTGGTTGCACGGGCCGCAGGCAGTGCAAGCACTTCGCGCGGGTAAACACGTCTATTCAGCCGTGCCACCGGGCATGGCACTCGACGAAATTCGCGCGATTGCCGAAGCTGTCTGCGAGACGGGTAATATCTATATGCTCGGTGAAACGAGTTACTATTATCCGGCAGTGATTTACTGTCGGCAGCGATTCCGCGAGGGCGCATTTGGCGATATTGTGTACGCCGAAGCCGAATATTATCACGACTGGGATCACGGTCTGTACGCTGTTGCAAAGTGGCGCGGAGGGAAAAATTGGCGCGAAACCGCTGGCAAACCCCCTATGTTTTATCCCACCCATTCGACGAGTCAGATTCTCTCTATCACTGGCGCGCGTATGACCCACGTTTCATGCCAGGGTTTCACAGATCGCCACGAGGATAGAATCTATAAATCAAATAAGTGGAATAATCCTTTCAGCAATGAGTCTGCGCTGTTCAAACTGTCCGATGGCAGCACCGCGCGCATCAATGAATTTCGCCGTGTTGGACATCCGGGGACGGTGCGTATGACGATGTTTGGCACACAGGGCAGCTTTGAACACAATGCCTCGGGTGCCGTCTGGCTCACAAAAGATCGGTCTGAACGCGAATCTCTCGACGCGCAACTCACCTGTCGCGTAGCGGTAAGACGCGTTGAGGGCGATATGGATAAGGTTATCGCAGACGATGGAACGCATCACACAGTTGCTCCCGTTCATCCCGTTCACCGCTTGCCCGATGCGTTTAGAGGTTTGCCCAATGGTCACAATGGCTCACATCAGTTTCTGGTTGACGATTTTGTTCGCGCCTGTGTCTCGGACAAGACGCCGCCGAACAATATTTACGAAGCTGCGCGCTATATGATCCCGGGCCTCATTGCCCACGAATCGGCCCTTAAGGGCGGTGAATTGCTCGAGATTCCCGATTTGGGCGATCCGCCCACGGGTAATCGTCTGGAAATTGATTGA
- a CDS encoding zinc-binding dehydrogenase, giving the protein MARMKRLEKLDGFANVQMVEVEQPEPGPDQMLIEVKRSLISRGSELFWRYVREEAVSPEMMGYSDAGEVVGVGANIQDFAVGQRVMANTPHAQYVIAGETERSRRAFPLPEELSYETATFLPLATSSVMWMRSSPIEPGQTVVVLGQGIVGALCAQIVWERDPGCVIVVDAQPLRCDIARKLGHENVINVSQTDSVAAVKELTDGKGADLVVECVGGYAGIQSFEQAQKMLASRGTIHLIAKYQGAPLPLEGDAFMNKQIIAGIRIDTPREACMRDAAQMLIDGRVKVAELITHRLPWEQTPDAYHLLYHKPDEALGVILEWD; this is encoded by the coding sequence ATGGCACGAATGAAACGACTTGAAAAGCTCGATGGCTTCGCCAATGTGCAGATGGTCGAAGTCGAACAGCCAGAACCCGGTCCCGATCAGATGCTGATTGAGGTCAAGCGCAGCCTGATTAGCAGGGGGTCGGAGCTATTTTGGCGATACGTCCGGGAAGAGGCGGTAAGTCCTGAGATGATGGGGTATTCCGACGCGGGTGAGGTCGTGGGCGTGGGGGCCAACATCCAGGATTTCGCAGTGGGACAGCGCGTCATGGCGAACACCCCGCACGCTCAGTACGTCATTGCCGGCGAAACCGAGAGATCCCGGCGCGCTTTCCCCCTTCCGGAAGAACTCAGCTATGAGACCGCGACCTTTCTCCCTCTCGCGACCAGTTCTGTGATGTGGATGCGCTCTTCGCCAATAGAACCCGGGCAGACCGTTGTCGTGCTCGGTCAGGGGATTGTAGGTGCCCTGTGCGCTCAGATCGTCTGGGAACGCGATCCCGGATGTGTAATCGTCGTCGATGCACAGCCTCTCCGATGCGATATCGCGCGGAAACTGGGGCACGAAAATGTGATCAATGTCTCCCAGACCGACTCCGTGGCAGCGGTCAAGGAACTCACAGATGGCAAGGGTGCCGACCTCGTCGTCGAGTGCGTCGGGGGCTACGCTGGTATCCAGTCCTTCGAACAAGCTCAGAAGATGCTCGCATCCCGGGGAACGATTCATCTCATCGCGAAGTATCAAGGTGCTCCATTGCCTCTGGAAGGGGACGCCTTTATGAATAAGCAGATCATCGCGGGCATCCGCATCGATACACCCAGAGAGGCGTGTATGCGGGATGCAGCCCAGATGCTGATCGACGGACGGGTCAAAGTCGCCGAACTGATCACCCACAGACTCCCATGGGAACAAACTCCGGATGCGTATCACCTGCTCTATCACAAGCCGGACGAAGCACTCGGCGTCATTCTGGAGTGGGATTGA
- a CDS encoding Gfo/Idh/MocA family oxidoreductase, whose product MRITCSITSRTKHSASFWSGIDLILSRTGDAMKKLRLAVVGCGAYESSRARGYIATMVKLTDLYDLCAICDHSEQALQVVGERFGVDARYTDFEAMLDGEKPDVVFILVPTDGQAVMALAAVERGCHIITEIPYAHTLAIGDAIDRACRDRGVVWEVAENVWLWPQEQLKQKIVRKGLLGKLTHARLWYTSGSYHGINGVRMILDKAATRALGYAQSVEVLPYSNYGGEQETTRWWESAVVEFEDDIVCLYEMSPAGARSNFWDIEGVEGHLSGNELVLYGGSERTSYPIREMFEEIDGEQILSSVRVDTDPPVVWENPFKRQKVSHADDVAKAAILNSLYRAVTEGAEPQYSPANARRDLEIWIAIRESANRGSVWVDLPLTEETDLECRFEAEFVRQYGGHPITDHKRLLNAPFQRLSPLWTVAGWL is encoded by the coding sequence ATGCGTATCACCTGCTCTATCACAAGCCGGACGAAGCACTCGGCGTCATTCTGGAGTGGGATTGATCTGATTTTGAGCAGGACAGGAGACGCTATGAAGAAACTTCGATTGGCTGTTGTGGGTTGCGGTGCTTATGAAAGTTCCCGTGCTCGCGGATATATCGCGACGATGGTCAAGCTGACCGATCTCTACGATTTGTGCGCGATCTGTGATCATAGCGAGCAGGCGTTACAGGTTGTTGGCGAGCGTTTTGGCGTTGACGCGAGATATACCGATTTTGAAGCGATGCTGGATGGGGAAAAGCCAGATGTGGTTTTTATTCTTGTCCCCACAGATGGACAGGCGGTCATGGCTTTGGCGGCTGTTGAGCGCGGCTGTCATATTATCACGGAGATTCCCTATGCCCACACGCTGGCGATTGGCGATGCAATTGATCGGGCATGTCGAGATAGAGGCGTTGTTTGGGAGGTTGCTGAAAATGTCTGGCTCTGGCCTCAGGAACAATTAAAGCAAAAGATCGTTAGAAAAGGACTGCTTGGAAAACTGACACATGCGCGTCTGTGGTACACGTCTGGTAGCTATCACGGGATCAACGGGGTTAGAATGATCCTCGACAAGGCCGCGACCCGTGCCCTGGGCTATGCACAATCGGTGGAGGTGTTGCCATATAGCAATTATGGCGGGGAACAGGAAACGACCCGATGGTGGGAGAGTGCTGTTGTCGAGTTCGAAGATGACATTGTTTGTTTATACGAGATGTCGCCAGCGGGTGCGCGCAGTAACTTCTGGGATATCGAAGGGGTGGAAGGGCATCTTTCGGGCAATGAACTGGTGCTTTATGGAGGTAGTGAACGCACATCTTACCCAATTCGGGAGATGTTCGAGGAGATTGACGGAGAGCAGATTCTCTCGTCTGTTCGCGTAGATACCGATCCACCGGTTGTCTGGGAGAATCCATTCAAGCGCCAGAAGGTTTCCCATGCGGACGATGTGGCTAAAGCCGCGATTCTCAATAGCCTTTACAGGGCAGTGACAGAGGGAGCAGAACCGCAGTACAGTCCTGCAAATGCCCGCAGGGATCTGGAGATCTGGATTGCGATTCGCGAAAGCGCGAATAGGGGTAGTGTCTGGGTTGATCTTCCGCTGACGGAAGAGACAGATCTCGAGTGTCGCTTTGAAGCCGAATTTGTTCGGCAGTACGGGGGGCATCCCATCACAGACCACAAGCGTCTGTTAAATGCCCCTTTCCAGCGTCTCAGTCCGCTGTGGACGGTGGCTGGTTGGTTGTGA